The following coding sequences lie in one Williamwhitmania taraxaci genomic window:
- a CDS encoding sulfate adenylyltransferase subunit 1 yields MFTNIDSSNSSTRGYLDMELLRFTTAGSVDDGKSTLIGRLLYDSKAIFEDQLEAIQLASVKRGDDHVDLALLTDGLRAEREQGITIDVAYRYFATPKRKFIIADTPGHIQYTRNMVTGASTANLALILVDGRKGVLEQTIRHSYIAAMLGIPQVMFCINKMDLVDYSQPIFDSIKKDLEILATKIGLRQVWFTPISALHGDNVVEPSTNMPWYTGQPLLAFLETVEVVREELSEAARFPVQNVIRPQSDKFHDYRSYGGRVAGGVFRVGDKVAVLPTGLTSTIAAIDFAGDVLDEARQPMSVSIRLADDIDVSRGNIIVKVGEKPRQQQDLEVMLCWLNELPLIVGGKYGLKHTSADLRCIVKEVVYKVNINTLEKDYADKIIGPNDIALVKLKLTKTIFFDSYRDNRNTGSLILIDEGTNVTVSAGMIQ; encoded by the coding sequence ATGTTTACCAACATAGATAGCAGCAATAGTTCGACTCGTGGGTATTTGGATATGGAATTGTTACGCTTTACCACTGCTGGTAGCGTAGACGATGGAAAAAGCACCTTGATTGGTCGTTTGCTTTACGATAGCAAAGCAATCTTCGAAGATCAATTGGAGGCTATACAGCTAGCTAGCGTTAAGCGTGGCGACGATCATGTTGACTTGGCCTTACTTACCGATGGCTTACGTGCTGAGCGTGAACAAGGAATTACGATTGATGTTGCCTACCGCTACTTTGCTACCCCTAAGCGTAAGTTTATAATTGCCGATACTCCTGGGCATATTCAGTATACTAGGAATATGGTGACTGGAGCGTCTACCGCAAATCTTGCATTAATTCTTGTCGACGGACGTAAGGGTGTGTTGGAGCAAACCATTCGACATTCGTATATTGCCGCAATGTTGGGCATTCCGCAGGTTATGTTTTGCATCAACAAGATGGATTTGGTAGATTATAGCCAGCCTATTTTCGATTCTATCAAAAAAGATTTAGAGATACTCGCAACAAAAATTGGGTTGCGCCAAGTCTGGTTTACTCCTATCAGTGCATTGCATGGCGATAACGTGGTAGAACCATCCACGAATATGCCATGGTACACCGGCCAGCCTTTGTTGGCTTTTCTCGAAACAGTTGAGGTTGTGCGTGAGGAGTTAAGCGAAGCGGCTCGGTTTCCTGTTCAAAATGTAATACGACCGCAAAGCGATAAGTTCCACGATTACAGAAGTTACGGTGGTAGGGTTGCTGGTGGAGTTTTTCGTGTTGGCGATAAGGTTGCTGTATTGCCTACTGGACTAACCTCCACTATTGCTGCCATTGATTTTGCTGGGGATGTTTTAGATGAGGCACGTCAACCTATGTCTGTTTCTATTCGTCTCGCGGATGATATAGATGTTAGCCGTGGAAACATTATTGTAAAGGTAGGTGAGAAGCCCCGACAACAGCAGGATTTGGAGGTAATGCTATGCTGGTTAAACGAGTTACCCCTAATTGTTGGCGGAAAATATGGGTTGAAGCATACCAGTGCCGATTTGCGATGTATTGTAAAAGAGGTGGTTTATAAGGTAAATATAAACACGCTGGAGAAGGATTATGCCGACAAAATAATCGGTCCGAATGATATTGCTCTGGTAAAATTAAAGTTGACAAAGACTATTTTCTTTGACTCTTATCGTGACAATAGAAATACCGGAAGCCTTATTTTAATAGATGAAGGCACAAATGTTACTGTTAGTGCTGGAATGATACAGTAG
- the cysD gene encoding sulfate adenylyltransferase subunit CysD has protein sequence MSKFHLNHLRELEAESIFVIREVVAQFENPAMLFSGGKDSIVMFHLAQKAFWPAKVPFPLMHIDTGHNFQETLDFRDKLVEETGVKLIVRLVQDSIDQGRSVEETGINASRNKLQTVTLLDGIESLKIDCAMGGGRRDEEKARAKERFFSHRDEFGQWDPKNQRPELWNLFNGRKNMGEHFRVFPISNWTEMDVWQYILLEKIALPSIYFSHEREVFDRDGVIYSASPYMPLKPTEKVEKRVVRFRTIGDMTCTGAVLSVASSLEDIIEEVAATRVTERGSRIDDKRSEAAMEDRKVEGYF, from the coding sequence ATGAGTAAGTTTCATTTGAATCATCTTCGCGAACTTGAGGCCGAATCGATTTTTGTGATTAGGGAAGTGGTGGCGCAGTTCGAGAATCCAGCCATGCTTTTTTCTGGTGGTAAGGATTCTATTGTAATGTTTCATCTCGCTCAAAAGGCCTTTTGGCCTGCAAAAGTGCCTTTTCCCCTTATGCATATCGATACCGGCCATAATTTTCAGGAAACGTTGGACTTTCGGGATAAACTGGTGGAAGAGACTGGCGTTAAGCTTATTGTTAGGTTGGTTCAGGATTCTATTGATCAAGGTCGATCGGTGGAAGAGACGGGAATTAATGCGAGCCGAAATAAGTTGCAAACTGTAACTCTTCTCGATGGAATAGAGTCACTTAAGATTGATTGCGCCATGGGCGGAGGGCGTCGCGACGAAGAGAAGGCAAGGGCAAAGGAGCGTTTTTTTTCACATCGGGACGAGTTTGGGCAGTGGGATCCTAAAAATCAACGGCCCGAATTATGGAACCTATTCAATGGGCGAAAGAATATGGGCGAACATTTCAGAGTGTTCCCAATTAGCAACTGGACCGAGATGGATGTTTGGCAGTATATTCTATTAGAGAAAATTGCGCTACCTTCAATCTATTTCTCTCACGAGCGTGAGGTTTTCGATAGGGATGGGGTCATCTATTCTGCATCTCCATATATGCCTTTAAAGCCTACCGAAAAGGTTGAAAAGAGAGTTGTTCGGTTTCGAACCATCGGCGATATGACCTGTACCGGTGCCGTGTTGTCGGTGGCCAGTTCGTTGGAAGATATTATTGAGGAGGTGGCTGCAACCAGAGTAACCGAACGTGGATCTCGTATTGATGATAAACGGTCGGAAGCAGCAATGGAAGATAGAAAAGTAGAAGGTTATTTTTAG
- a CDS encoding LolA family protein, whose protein sequence is MKKLLFLALLMLPALAFSQKDQRAKEILDDFSKKTKDYKTLYCEFSFTLENTQENIKDTQKGKITIKGKKYLLDLMGTEIYFNGKTKWTFLKEANEVNILEPKEGDGGFLDNPSRLFTIYDREFKYKFKEESTVNKTPVYVIDLYPKKVGVSYTIVRFSFNKTTLEPVQIKYFSKDGNRYTLDIKALTPNKEVDENLFSFSPAKHAGVSVNDLR, encoded by the coding sequence ATGAAAAAACTGCTTTTTTTAGCTCTACTGATGCTCCCTGCGTTGGCATTTTCGCAAAAAGACCAACGAGCAAAGGAAATTCTCGATGATTTTTCGAAAAAGACGAAGGATTACAAAACATTATACTGTGAATTTTCCTTCACGCTCGAAAATACACAGGAGAATATCAAAGACACCCAAAAAGGGAAAATCACCATTAAAGGAAAGAAATACCTTCTCGACCTGATGGGCACCGAGATATACTTCAATGGAAAAACCAAATGGACATTCCTAAAGGAAGCAAACGAGGTGAACATCCTTGAACCAAAGGAAGGCGATGGTGGCTTCCTCGACAATCCATCTCGGTTATTTACCATTTACGACCGCGAATTCAAATACAAATTTAAGGAGGAGTCTACAGTAAACAAGACACCTGTTTATGTAATCGACCTCTACCCTAAAAAAGTAGGTGTATCATACACCATTGTTCGATTCTCTTTCAACAAGACAACATTAGAGCCGGTGCAGATTAAGTATTTCAGCAAGGACGGCAACCGCTACACCCTCGACATAAAGGCGCTTACGCCAAACAAAGAAGTGGATGAGAATCTCTTTTCCTTTTCACCCGCAAAGCATGCTGGAGTTTCAGTTAACGACTTACGATAG
- the cysC gene encoding adenylyl-sulfate kinase — MVENLFPIFDKMLSRKQKEEQLNQHGVVLWLTGLSGSGKTTIALQFEKRLHELGFLTQVLDGDNIRSGLNSNLGFSVEDRYENIRRIAETAKLFAQCGVITICCFVSPEIEMRENARQIIGSFDFYEVYVSTSLRICEGRDVKGLYHKARAGELKDFTGIDAPFEAPLHPDVLLNTEGCSVDQSVDQLFTSVIDRIKIA; from the coding sequence ATGGTAGAGAATCTCTTTCCGATTTTCGATAAAATGCTCTCTCGTAAACAGAAAGAGGAACAGCTTAATCAGCATGGTGTTGTGCTCTGGCTTACCGGCTTGTCTGGGAGTGGAAAAACAACAATAGCCCTCCAGTTTGAGAAAAGACTGCATGAACTTGGATTCTTAACGCAAGTTCTCGATGGGGATAACATTCGTTCGGGACTTAATTCTAATCTTGGTTTCTCTGTTGAGGATCGATATGAGAATATTCGCAGAATTGCCGAGACGGCAAAACTCTTTGCCCAATGTGGCGTTATTACAATCTGCTGCTTTGTTAGTCCCGAAATCGAGATGCGCGAAAATGCACGACAAATTATTGGTTCCTTCGATTTTTACGAGGTTTACGTGAGCACTTCTCTTCGTATTTGCGAAGGTAGAGATGTTAAAGGACTCTACCATAAGGCACGTGCAGGCGAGTTGAAAGATTTTACTGGAATTGATGCTCCATTTGAAGCTCCATTGCATCCAGATGTGTTACTAAACACTGAGGGTTGTTCCGTTGATCAGAGTGTTGATCAACTTTTTACCTCCGTAATTGACCGAATTAAGATAGCATAG
- a CDS encoding HD family phosphohydrolase, producing the protein MIKLNKNTLRPILRVLLFAAATVFIILILPREGRFGFEFQKGRPWMHETLIAPFDFSIYKNETELIEEKASLFKAYRPFFEYDSSVAPEVMRKLEDKFAGFFSKMRQQTGSAFKGQELSNSATNSSDKEKLLLSYVHEEIEWCYNRGVVSNLELNQYLGERQRSVPLIVLHRGIADETLSMELYSADNVVERIVNSLSKNFFYNRADAVSFVAEVGLTKEVRPNVIYSEKISNKMREEILSSVSLTKGMIQSGTRIISKGDPIRAYDFSVLESLKKEYEARLGFSGKRYLLVMGHAFLTGLCVFILYLFLFYYRKEILESLRKCLFILLLVVAMIGISSFVLKSDGISLYIVPFVVVPIFIRTFYDSRLALFIHLIIVMLIGFQAPNSFEFVFLNFIAGVVAILSLTNSYRRGKLFVASGLVFVVYASIYFALTVLKQGGFTGIAWFDYVWFAGNAFLILVSYQLVYLFEKIFGFLSDTTLIELSDHNQALLRRLAEEAPGTFQHSLQVSTLAEAAVFQIGGNPLLAKLGGLYHDIGKLNNPMYFIENQVSEFNPHHNLEFEESASLIIRHVADGVTIGRKYKLPDPIIDFIRTHHGTSKVQYFYRLYRNKYPDGKLASAFNYPGPRPTTKETVVLMMADAVEASSRSLSVVSPETIDELVESIVNFQQMEDQFNEANITFKDITTIKTVFKKKLLNMYHVRVVYPQ; encoded by the coding sequence ATGATTAAGCTGAATAAAAATACGCTCCGACCAATTCTACGGGTTCTTCTTTTCGCTGCAGCAACGGTCTTTATAATCTTGATTCTTCCAAGGGAGGGTCGATTTGGATTTGAATTTCAAAAGGGTAGGCCGTGGATGCACGAAACGCTCATTGCCCCTTTCGATTTCTCTATCTATAAGAATGAAACTGAATTGATTGAAGAAAAGGCCTCGCTTTTTAAAGCGTATCGGCCATTTTTTGAATACGATAGTAGTGTTGCCCCAGAAGTGATGCGGAAATTGGAAGATAAATTTGCTGGTTTTTTCTCCAAAATGCGTCAGCAAACGGGGAGCGCATTTAAGGGTCAAGAATTGAGTAATTCCGCTACGAACAGTTCCGATAAAGAAAAACTATTGTTGAGTTACGTTCATGAGGAGATTGAATGGTGCTACAACCGTGGTGTTGTGTCTAATCTTGAATTAAATCAATATCTTGGGGAGAGACAAAGGAGTGTTCCATTAATTGTTTTGCACAGAGGAATCGCCGACGAAACCCTTTCAATGGAACTCTATTCGGCAGATAATGTCGTTGAACGAATTGTTAACTCTTTATCAAAAAACTTTTTTTATAACAGAGCAGATGCTGTCAGTTTTGTTGCCGAAGTAGGATTAACCAAAGAGGTTCGCCCGAATGTTATCTACAGCGAGAAAATTAGTAATAAAATGCGTGAGGAGATACTCTCTTCTGTCTCGCTAACAAAAGGAATGATTCAAAGCGGTACTCGGATAATCTCGAAAGGTGATCCTATTCGCGCCTATGATTTTTCGGTTCTGGAATCGTTAAAAAAGGAGTATGAGGCGCGTCTTGGATTTTCGGGTAAGCGCTATCTTCTGGTTATGGGCCATGCGTTTCTTACAGGATTGTGTGTATTTATTCTTTACCTATTCCTTTTCTACTATCGAAAAGAAATACTGGAATCGCTCCGTAAGTGTCTTTTTATTCTTCTTTTAGTAGTGGCAATGATTGGAATATCTTCGTTCGTTCTAAAAAGCGATGGGATAAGCCTTTACATTGTTCCTTTCGTTGTTGTTCCCATTTTTATTCGAACGTTTTACGATAGCCGATTGGCGTTGTTTATTCACTTGATAATCGTAATGCTAATTGGTTTCCAGGCACCTAACTCCTTCGAATTTGTATTTCTTAATTTTATTGCTGGGGTCGTTGCCATTCTTAGCCTTACCAATTCATATCGGAGAGGGAAATTATTTGTAGCCAGTGGCTTGGTCTTTGTCGTTTATGCATCCATTTATTTTGCACTTACGGTTTTAAAGCAAGGTGGCTTTACTGGCATAGCATGGTTCGATTATGTTTGGTTTGCGGGCAATGCATTTTTGATCTTAGTGTCTTACCAGCTGGTTTATCTTTTCGAAAAGATCTTTGGTTTTTTATCGGATACCACGCTTATTGAATTGTCCGATCATAACCAGGCGCTCTTGCGCCGTTTGGCCGAAGAGGCTCCCGGAACCTTTCAGCACTCCCTTCAAGTCTCAACCCTTGCCGAGGCTGCCGTTTTTCAAATTGGGGGCAATCCGTTGCTCGCAAAACTAGGAGGTCTTTACCACGATATCGGAAAGTTAAATAATCCTATGTATTTCATTGAGAATCAGGTATCGGAGTTTAATCCTCACCACAACCTCGAGTTTGAAGAGAGTGCCAGTCTCATAATTCGACATGTTGCCGATGGCGTTACTATTGGAAGAAAATATAAACTTCCTGATCCCATTATCGACTTTATCCGCACCCATCATGGTACTTCGAAGGTTCAATATTTTTATCGACTCTATAGGAATAAGTATCCTGATGGCAAGCTGGCAAGTGCATTTAACTATCCTGGCCCCCGACCAACGACTAAAGAGACTGTAGTTCTTATGATGGCGGATGCTGTTGAAGCTTCATCGCGCAGCTTATCTGTTGTTTCACCGGAGACAATCGATGAGTTGGTCGAAAGTATTGTGAATTTTCAGCAAATGGAAGATCAGTTTAATGAAGCCAATATAACCTTTAAAGATATAACCACTATAAAGACCGTTTTTAAGAAGAAATTACTGAATATGTACCACGTAAGAGTAGTGTATCCACAATAA
- the arcC gene encoding carbamate kinase has product MNKLAVVALGGNALLRGNQAGTIDEQEQNTSDTLENLVYLIKEGYSLVIGHGNGPQVGNILMRNDAGEQNYGIPQMPLDVCVADSQGGIGYMIERMLRNVLHKHGIQKEVVCLVTSVVVDKNDPAFNNPTKRVGKSYTKEQADVLAKEKGWVFKEEVKDTGTGWRRVVASPKPMRIMNERIVEELAREGVIVIAAGGGGVPVYIDEVGDVRPMEAVIDKDSACSLLANRIKADEFYILTDVPYVYINYKKPNEKKLEFLNKVDTDQYLADGMFGEGNMSPKIKACLSFVEQGGHKSVITEATKLSDKSFGTKITLEYED; this is encoded by the coding sequence ATGAATAAGTTAGCTGTTGTGGCGTTAGGTGGAAATGCGCTGCTCCGTGGAAATCAGGCAGGTACTATTGATGAGCAGGAGCAAAACACTTCGGACACACTCGAAAATTTAGTGTATCTCATCAAGGAGGGATATAGCCTAGTAATTGGCCATGGAAATGGTCCACAGGTTGGAAATATCCTAATGCGCAATGATGCAGGTGAGCAAAATTATGGTATTCCTCAAATGCCGTTGGATGTTTGTGTTGCCGATTCTCAGGGTGGTATTGGATACATGATTGAGCGTATGCTTCGTAACGTGCTTCACAAGCATGGGATCCAAAAGGAAGTTGTTTGTCTTGTAACCTCTGTGGTGGTGGATAAGAATGATCCTGCCTTTAACAATCCAACCAAGCGCGTTGGTAAAAGTTATACTAAGGAACAGGCCGATGTGCTTGCGAAAGAAAAAGGCTGGGTTTTCAAGGAGGAAGTAAAGGATACCGGGACAGGTTGGCGCCGGGTGGTTGCTTCACCGAAGCCAATGCGAATTATGAATGAGCGTATCGTTGAAGAACTTGCTCGCGAAGGGGTAATTGTCATTGCTGCCGGTGGTGGTGGTGTTCCTGTTTATATCGACGAGGTGGGCGATGTTCGTCCCATGGAAGCGGTAATTGATAAAGATTCTGCATGCTCACTGCTGGCTAATCGTATTAAGGCTGATGAGTTTTATATCCTTACCGATGTGCCTTACGTTTACATTAACTACAAGAAACCAAACGAGAAAAAGCTCGAGTTCCTTAACAAGGTAGATACCGATCAATACCTTGCTGATGGAATGTTTGGCGAGGGGAATATGTCTCCAAAGATTAAAGCTTGCCTTTCGTTTGTTGAACAAGGTGGGCATAAGAGTGTAATTACTGAGGCCACCAAACTTTCAGATAAATCTTTCGGAACCAAGATTACTCTCGAATATGAGGATTAA
- a CDS encoding FtsK/SpoIIIE family DNA translocase, which yields MGTKSKSQEQTENRTGFFHDERVWFISGMFACLFSIYLSLALISFIFTWQTDQSFEWQNVFSASSVSVDNWGGKIGAFFANMLISDGFGIGAFVIPLILGLGGLRLMKLRPYPFRKASRTLLITAILTSLTLGYLFGSAQGLFGNGLGGAHGVFMAQWMNSLMGKFGTGLFLFFAAATFLTFTTKNTFHWLNFGVGAVHTMLKKDETATKTAEEAEWEANGNEDGKPNTISKIQEIETPTTPKTNIKRPAEVIFETNIDKTEKSNIISPDEEVGNNITDASVIEAAIMPNDHQADENTNDEFVDNSGEIQLTVEKIAEEDQVEIAHSDQDFYDPTLDLSGYQRPPVELLEEWKNPELTVSNDELISNKNKIVETLANYKIQIDKIKATIGPTVTLYEIVPAPGVRISKIKNLEDDIALSLAALGIRIIAPIPGKGTIGIEVPNLNPEVVSMLSIIKSAKFQESKYDLPLALGKTISNETFMLDLTKMPHLLVAGATGQGKSVGLNAMLASLLYKKHPSQLKFVLVDPKKVELTLYSKIERHFLAKLPDSEEPIITDTQKVIYTLNSLCNEMDSRYDLLKLAHVRNIKEYNEKFVSRRLSPTKGHKFLPYIVVVIDEFADLIMTAGREIETPIARIAQLARAIGIHLIIATQRPTTNIITGVIKANFPARIAFRVSSMIDSRTILDCPGANQLIGRGDMLVSTGNDIIRVQCAFVDTPEIERITDFIGNQRGYSSAFLLPEYKGDETIEGNEVDLSKKDDLFEEAARVIVMNQQGSTSMIQRKFSIGYNRAGRIIDQLEAAGIVGSFEGSKARQVLITDEISLEHILNNLNNK from the coding sequence ATGGGAACTAAAAGCAAATCACAAGAGCAAACAGAGAATAGAACAGGATTCTTCCACGACGAGCGTGTTTGGTTTATTTCGGGCATGTTCGCCTGTCTGTTTTCAATATACCTTTCACTGGCCCTTATCTCCTTCATTTTCACCTGGCAGACTGACCAAAGTTTTGAGTGGCAGAATGTTTTTTCCGCATCAAGCGTTAGCGTTGATAACTGGGGAGGCAAGATTGGTGCCTTTTTTGCGAATATGCTCATCAGTGATGGCTTTGGAATTGGTGCTTTTGTCATCCCACTTATCCTTGGTTTGGGTGGCCTTCGATTGATGAAACTTCGCCCCTACCCATTCCGAAAAGCAAGTAGAACCTTACTCATTACGGCGATACTAACATCGCTAACCCTTGGATACCTCTTTGGATCGGCACAAGGGTTATTTGGGAATGGTCTCGGAGGCGCTCATGGAGTATTTATGGCTCAGTGGATGAATAGCCTAATGGGGAAATTCGGAACAGGTCTATTCCTGTTCTTTGCCGCGGCAACCTTCTTGACATTTACCACAAAGAACACATTCCACTGGCTCAACTTTGGTGTAGGAGCAGTGCATACAATGCTCAAAAAAGACGAAACCGCAACCAAGACAGCAGAGGAAGCAGAATGGGAGGCCAATGGAAATGAAGATGGAAAACCAAATACAATTTCTAAAATTCAAGAAATAGAAACTCCGACGACACCAAAAACCAACATTAAAAGACCCGCCGAAGTTATATTCGAAACGAACATAGACAAAACGGAAAAATCCAATATTATAAGTCCAGATGAAGAAGTTGGCAACAACATTACTGACGCATCAGTAATCGAGGCAGCCATAATGCCTAATGATCATCAAGCAGATGAGAATACAAATGATGAATTTGTCGATAATAGTGGGGAGATACAACTCACCGTTGAGAAAATTGCCGAAGAAGACCAAGTAGAAATCGCCCATAGCGATCAAGATTTTTACGACCCCACCCTTGATCTTTCTGGTTATCAACGACCTCCAGTTGAGTTGCTAGAAGAATGGAAGAATCCAGAACTTACAGTTTCTAACGACGAGTTGATTTCCAACAAAAACAAAATTGTGGAAACGCTTGCCAACTATAAGATTCAAATCGACAAGATCAAAGCAACCATTGGTCCAACTGTTACTCTCTACGAGATAGTACCCGCCCCAGGAGTTCGCATCTCAAAAATAAAGAATTTGGAAGACGATATTGCGCTAAGCCTTGCTGCCTTAGGCATTCGTATTATTGCCCCAATCCCAGGAAAAGGGACAATTGGAATAGAAGTTCCAAACCTTAATCCCGAGGTGGTTTCCATGCTTTCTATTATTAAATCGGCAAAGTTTCAGGAATCGAAATATGATCTACCGCTTGCTCTCGGGAAAACCATTAGCAACGAAACCTTTATGCTTGACCTCACCAAAATGCCTCACCTTTTGGTGGCAGGTGCAACTGGTCAAGGTAAATCAGTGGGATTAAACGCTATGCTGGCGAGTTTGCTCTACAAAAAACACCCCTCCCAGCTTAAATTCGTGTTGGTCGACCCAAAAAAGGTTGAGTTGACATTATACTCCAAGATTGAGCGTCACTTCTTGGCAAAGCTTCCCGATTCAGAGGAACCAATTATAACAGACACCCAAAAGGTAATCTATACGCTCAACTCCCTCTGCAATGAGATGGATAGCCGCTACGACTTGCTTAAGTTGGCGCACGTTAGAAACATTAAGGAATACAACGAAAAATTTGTCTCCCGTAGGTTAAGCCCAACAAAAGGACATAAATTCCTGCCATACATCGTGGTGGTAATTGATGAGTTTGCCGACCTTATAATGACCGCAGGCAGAGAAATCGAGACACCTATTGCGCGGATCGCCCAGCTGGCAAGAGCCATTGGTATCCATTTGATTATTGCCACACAACGCCCTACCACCAACATTATCACAGGCGTTATTAAAGCAAACTTCCCTGCCCGTATTGCATTTAGGGTATCCTCCATGATCGATTCAAGAACTATTCTTGACTGCCCTGGAGCAAATCAACTTATTGGACGCGGAGACATGCTGGTTTCTACTGGTAACGACATCATCCGCGTGCAATGTGCATTTGTTGACACGCCCGAAATCGAAAGAATTACCGATTTTATTGGAAACCAAAGAGGTTACTCCTCGGCCTTCCTTCTGCCAGAGTATAAAGGTGACGAAACAATAGAAGGCAACGAAGTTGACCTCTCGAAAAAAGATGATCTTTTCGAAGAAGCAGCTCGGGTTATCGTAATGAACCAGCAGGGATCAACATCCATGATTCAAAGAAAATTCTCTATTGGTTACAATCGAGCAGGAAGGATAATTGACCAACTCGAAGCTGCGGGTATCGTGGGCTCCTTCGAGGGAAGTAAAGCTCGACAAGTTTTGATTACCGATGAAATATCACTCGAACACATCCTCAATAATCTCAATAACAAATAA
- a CDS encoding C40 family peptidase has product MKTLFVSGKFINLPASNKTNKFQPIMGQFPFKYQMDSIKAIACEAIVPMRHEANERSEMVTQLLWGEPIEVIESNGNWELVRSMVDEYQGWVNRIMIKELSNEEFTRLIDASFTIVAKDTLCLFDSNTHPNLLPTGSFFYHIDSNKAKAAEEFNRVIQPIIENKPACHSVVDRAEAFINSPYLWGGKTTYGIDCSGLVQIVFRTIGTYLPRDASQQMQYGTTISFINEALPGDLAFFDNDEGNIIHVGIITGNGKIIHASGRVRKDNIDHQGIYNTESKNYSHKLRIIKRLSKLKTFWL; this is encoded by the coding sequence ATGAAAACTCTTTTTGTAAGTGGTAAATTTATTAACTTACCTGCATCCAACAAAACTAACAAATTTCAGCCGATAATGGGTCAATTTCCTTTCAAATATCAGATGGACAGCATTAAGGCAATTGCCTGCGAGGCTATTGTACCAATGCGCCATGAGGCAAACGAGCGCTCCGAAATGGTAACGCAGCTGCTTTGGGGTGAGCCAATTGAGGTTATCGAATCCAATGGCAACTGGGAATTGGTGCGATCAATGGTAGATGAATATCAGGGTTGGGTGAATCGAATCATGATCAAAGAATTGTCGAATGAGGAGTTCACAAGGCTAATTGATGCTTCCTTTACAATTGTGGCGAAAGACACGCTTTGCCTCTTCGATTCAAATACCCACCCAAACTTACTCCCTACTGGCTCCTTTTTTTACCACATCGATAGCAACAAAGCAAAAGCAGCAGAGGAGTTTAATAGAGTAATTCAACCAATTATAGAAAATAAGCCGGCTTGCCACTCGGTGGTGGACCGTGCGGAGGCATTTATTAACTCGCCTTACCTCTGGGGCGGTAAAACAACCTATGGAATAGACTGTTCCGGATTGGTTCAAATTGTTTTTCGAACGATTGGAACCTATTTGCCACGCGACGCATCACAACAGATGCAATACGGCACTACCATTAGTTTTATTAACGAGGCACTACCGGGAGACCTCGCATTCTTCGACAACGATGAGGGTAATATTATCCATGTTGGAATAATCACAGGAAATGGAAAAATAATCCACGCTTCGGGAAGAGTAAGAAAAGACAATATTGACCACCAAGGAATATACAATACAGAAAGTAAGAATTACTCTCACAAACTACGTATAATCAAACGATTATCGAAATTAAAAACTTTTTGGCTATGA